One Fusarium falciforme chromosome 1, complete sequence genomic window carries:
- a CDS encoding V-type proton ATPase subunit H, whose protein sequence is MSLDPPTYLASLQSNIRQRPIPWDGAVRAGTLTEEQYAKIRAVDKAKKPEQRKEIVSGDIDGYRVLFVGDSGKTSVLETAGKHANVSQYILVLLGDLLEAVPSLAKALFKTKEPYRHFLPLLNSTNPEDPIPLLTAHALTTLMALARDESQATLQALPVVLSYLSGLAKSSDAGLQDIAVQEYSSLLLGHVSRMQFWNQRSETIEPLIKILQTAAGIGNGGNSSASLWSGNTSTRSTGFEGSLGGGVGLQLLYHALLVIWQISFEAEDIGDDLNDEYDIVLLYTQLLRLSPKEKTTRLILSTLYNLLEKNQKSLLPTAVLARLPALLDNIGSRHLTDPDLLEDLSSLKEMLEEYTKTKTTFDEYVAEVQAGHLRWSPPHRSTVFWAENARKILEYENGEIPRKLAEIMRQPWENDKQVLAIACNDVGCLVKEVPEKRYQLERVGLKRRIMELMQSDDENVRWESLQALGCWLKYSFEQQ, encoded by the exons ATGTCGCTCGACCCGCCGACGTACCTGGCCTCTCTCCAGAGCAACATCCGCCAGCGACCTATCCCATGGGACGGCGCCGTCAGGGCAGGCACCCTCACCGAGGAGCAGTATGCCAAGATTCGCGCCGtagacaaggccaagaagcctgaGCAGCGAAAGGAGATTGTCTCGGGGGATATCGATGGATACCGCGTCTTGTTTGTTGGCGATTCGGGAAAGACCAGTGTTCTCGAGACGGCAGGAAAGCATGCCAACGTGAGCCAGTACATCCTCGTTTTGCTAGGCGATCTGCTTGAGG CTGTTCCCTCCCTAGCCAAAGCCCTATTCAAAACTAAGGAGCCTTATCGACACTTTTTGCCTCTGCTCAACTCCACCAACCCTGAGGACCCTATTCCATTGCTTACTGCCCACGCCCTGACCACCCTCATGGCTCTCGCTCGAGACGAGTCCCAAGCCACACTCCAGGCTCTGCCCGTGGTGCTCTCTTACCTTTCTGGCTTGGCCAAGAGCTCCGATGCCGGTCTGCAGGATATCGCCGTGCAGGAGTATTCATCCCTCCTCCTGGGTCATGTGTCAAGGATGCAGTTCTGGAACCAGAGAAGCGAGACGATTGAGCCCCTCATCAAGATCCTCCAGACGGCAGCTGGCATTGGCAACGGGGGCAACTCATCTGCCAGTCTCTGGAGCGGCAACACGAGCACTCGTTCCACCGGCTTCGAGGGCTCGTTGGGCGGCGGAGTTGGCCTGCAGCTCCTCTACCATGCTCTCCTTGTCATCTGGCAGATAAGcttcgaggccgaggacaTTGGCGACGACCTCAACGA TGAATACGACATTGTTCTGCTTTACACTCAGCTTCTGCGACTGTCTCCCAAGGAAAAGACAACCCGACTAATCTTGTCCACACTCTAcaacctcctcgagaagaacCAAAAGTCTCTACTCCCTACCGCTGTTCTCGCTCGTCTCCCAGCTCTCCTGGACAACATCGGTAGCCGCCATCTGACCGACCCTGACTTGCTGGAGGACCTCTCAAGCCTCAAGGAAATGCTGGAGGAGTACACCAAGACGAAGACCACATTTGACGAATATGTGGCCGAGGTGCAGGCTGGCCACCTCCGATGGTCACCACCTCACCGAAGCACAGTCTTTTGGGCTGAAAATGCCCGCAAGATCCTCGAGTATGAGAATGGAGAGATCCCTCGGAAGCTGGCCGAGATTATGCGACAGCCATGGGAGAACGACAAGCAGGTGCTCGCCATCGCCTGCAACGACGTTGGGTGCCTGGTGAAGGAGGTTCCTGAGAAGCGATACCAACTAGAGAGAGTGGGACTTAAGAGACGGATTATGGAGCTCATGCAGTCGGATGACGAGAACGTGCGATGGGAAAGTCTTCAGGCACTGGGATGTTGGCTGAAGTATAGTTTTGAGCAGCAATAA
- a CDS encoding Endopolyphosphatase yields MPLTGARLLVAATLFFQTVIPSPILNDDQRVLGTNAFATPQNAQQPSRKLNGKFLHITDLHPDEFYKPHSSTAEGVACHRKEGPAGIYGAETTDCDSPLALVDATLDWIRAHVKDDVDFVVWTGDTARHDSDEKLPRNSGHVLGTNRQVAQKIIDTFSDNGQLDIPVIPTFGNNDFLPHNIFYPGPNKWLKAYSEIWHRFIPEEQRHSFAFGGWFEVEVIPNKLSVISLNTMYFFDRNAGVDGCADTSEPGFKHLEWLSVQLQRLRERGMKAILIGHVPPARTENKQNWDETCWQKYTLWLKQFRDVVTGSVYGHMNIDHFLFQDTKDIDLSLYDQAVEREPIQDDFSVESKSDYLVELRESWTDLPNVAIKDLEADAEDDESDAQDGEVDDLRKKKKGKKGKKKEGLKKIGGKYGERYQLSLVSPSVVPNYFPTIRVIEYNISGLENTPVWSDAFDVKAKVPEQITEIPELDKPEDEGRQELKRDLEAERKRKKKKGKKGKKRPKNPQLVVPDDPPKGSLPGPAYSMQPFTFTGYTQYFANLTYINNDMTDPADGSKWRDGDFSDEVPNHDTPQPREFNYEVEYSTFTDKIFKLPDLTVRSYLRLAKRIAKQEQKNKAKPADEVDDDFEDDDDDDDDDEENPDGSDSDVDQSRRKKKKGGKKGEKTTRKKSNKVWKHFLQEAFVNTIPKKQLKKMSRK; encoded by the exons ATGCCACTTACAGGCGCCCGACTGCTCGTGGCAGCCACTCTCTTCTTCCAAACCGTCATCCCATCCCCAATTCTCAACGACGATCAAAGAGTTCTCGGCACGAATGCATTCGCGACACCGCAAAACGCGCAGCAGCCGAGCAGGAAGCTAAATGGGAAATTTCTTCACATAACAG ATCTTCATCCTGATGAATTCTACAAGCCCCATTCTTCCACCGCCGAGGGCGTCGCATGCCATCGCAAGGAGGGCCCAGCGGGCATCTACGGCGCCGAGACTACCGACTGCGACTCGCCCTTGGCTCTTGTGGACGCGACTCTGGATTGGATACGCGCCCATGTAAAGGATGACGTCGACTTTGTTGTATGGACTGGCGATACGGCGCGTCACGACAGCGACGAGAAGCTTCCTCGAAACTCTGGCCACGTGCTGGGAACGAATCGACAGGTAGCCCAGAAGATAATTGACACCTTTTCCGACAATGGCCAGCTCGACATCCCCGTCATTCCAACCTTTGGCAACAACGACTTCCTTCCGCACAACATCTTCTACCCCGGCCCCAACAAGTGGCTCAAGGCCTACAGCGAGATATGGCACCGCTTCATCCCCGAGGAGCAGCGTCACTCGTTTGCCTTTGGCGGCTGGTTCGAGGTCGAGGTTATCCCGAACAAGCTCTCCGTCATCAGTCTGAACACTATGTACTTCTTTGATCGTAACGCTGGTGTCGATGGCTGTGCCGATACATCCGAACCTGGGTTCAAGCATCTCGAGTGGCTGAGCGTTCAGCTGCAGCGTCTGCGCGAGCGCGGTATGAAGGCCATCTTGATCGGTCACGTTCCCCCTGCGAGGACCGAGAATAAGCAAAACTGGGACGAGACTTGCTGGCAAAAGTACACTCTATGGCTAAAGCAGTTCCGCGATGTCGTGACCGGCTCCGTCTATGGTCACATGAATATCGATCACTTCCTATTCCAAGACACCAAGGACATTGATCTGAGCCTTTACGACCAGGCTGTCGAGCGCGAGCCCATCCAGGACGACTTTTCTGTCGAATCGAAGAGTGACTACCTCGTTGAGCTCAGAGAGTCATGGACCGACTTGCCTAATGTGGCGATCAAGGACTTGGAAGCGGAtgccgaagatgacgagtCTGACGCCCAGGATGGTGAAGTGGATGATcttagaaagaaaaagaagggaaagaaaggcaagaagaaggagggccTCAAGAAGATTGGCGGCAAATACGGCGAGCGATACCAGCTTTCTTTGGTCAGCCCTAGCGTGGTTCCCAACTATTTCCCCACCATCCGTGTCATCGAGTACAACATCAGTGGCCTGGAGAACACCCCGGTTTGGTCCGATGCCTTTGACGTGAAGGCAAAGGTGCCCGAACAGATCACTGAAATCCCGGAATTGGATAAGCCTGAGGACGAGGGCCGCCAAGAGCTCAAGAGAGACCTTGAAGCTGAgcgaaagaggaagaagaagaagggcaagaagggaaagaagaggCCCAAGAACCCCCAACTCGTAGTTCCGGATGATCCGCCTAAGGGATCGCTCCCTGGCCCTGCGTACTCTATGCAGCCCTTCACTTTCACCGGATACACACAGTACTTTGCCAACCTCACCTACATCAACAATGACATGACGGATCCCGCAGACGGGTCTAAGTGGCGCGATGGCGACTTTAGCGACGAGGTGCCCAACCACGACACCCCTCAGCCGCGCGAGTTCAACTATGAGGTCGAGTACAGCACTTTCACCGACAAGATCTTCAAGCTCCCCGACTTGACAGTTAGGAGCTACTTGAGGCTTGCGAAAAGAATCGCAAAGCAAGAGcagaagaacaaggccaagccggccgatgaggttgatgatgatttcgaagacgacgacgacgacgatgatgacgacgaggagaatCCCGACGGCTCTGACTCGGATGTTGATcagtcgaggaggaagaagaagaagggaggaAAGAAGGGCGAAAAGACCACTCGCAAGAAGAGCAACAAGGTCTGGAAGCACTTCCTCCAGGAGGCCTTTGTCAACACCAtccccaagaagcagctcaagaagatgTCGCGCAAATGA
- a CDS encoding Aminomethyltransferase has protein sequence MKGLNMAARAGPRLLASATARPTSFAALRLSQQSVRCASGASSDLKKTPLYDLHVAKGGKLVPFAGYSLPVQYSDLTLAQSHHWTREHASLFDVSHMVQHIFKGKDAAAFLEKVTPSDWANHGLMQSKLTTFLWPGSGGIVDDSVVTRLGEDEYYVVTNGACLDKDTKYFDEELGKFGGDVQWTRLDNSGLVALQGPQSAEVLSEVLATDINLKELYFGNAVYGELKLADGNKTHPVLISRGGYTGEDGFEISFNGKEYPAFETTSPAIEALLAKAGPERLQLAGLGSRDSLRLEAGMCLYGHDLDDTTTPVEAGLSWIIPQARRQSGGFHGAEVIIPQLTTKSKGGSGVTRRRVGLVVQGAPAREGAEIHKDGEKIGTITSGVPSPTLGKNIAMGYIKSGLHKAGTEVDVVVRGRKRQGVVTKMPFVPTKYWKGDA, from the coding sequence ATGAAGGGCCTCAACATGGCTGCGAGGGCTGGTCCCCGTCTTCTGGCTTCTGCCACTGCCCGTCCTACGTCATTCGCTGCCCTCCGGCTCTCGCAGCAGAGCGTGCGATGCGCATCCGGTGCTTCTTCTGACCTCAAGAAGACGCCGCTGTACGATCTGCACGTCGCCAAGGGTGGAAAGCTGGTACCCTTTGCTGGGTACTCGCTCCCCGTGCAGTATTCCGACCTCACGCTCGCTCAGTCTCACCACTGGACCCGGGAGCACGCCTCGCTCTTTGATGTGAGCCACATGGTCCAGCACAtcttcaagggcaaggacgcTGCTGCTTTCCTCGAGAAGGTTACGCCTTCGGACTGGGCCAACCATGGTCTCATGCAGAGCAAGCTGACGACCTTTTTGTGGCCCGGATCCGGTGGTATCGTGGATGATTCCGTCGTCACCAGGCTCGGTGAGGATGAGTACTACGTCGTGACCAACGGTGCCTGCCTCGACAAGGATACCAAGTactttgacgaggagctcGGCAAGTTTGGCGGTGACGTCCAGTGGACTCGCCTCGACAACTCTGGTCTTGTTGCTCTGCAGGGTCCCCAGAGCGCCGAGGTTCTCAGCGAGGTCCTCGCCACTGACATCAACCTCAAGGAGCTCTACTTTGGCAACGCTGTCTATGGCGAGCTGAAGCTTGCCGACGGTAACAAGACTCACCCTGTGCTCATCAGCCGCGGTGGCTACACCGGCGAGGATGGCTTTGAAATCTCGTTCAACGGCAAGGAGTACCCTGCCTTTGAGACGACTTCTCCCGCCATCGAGGCCCTCCTGGCCAAGGCCGGTCCCGAGCGCCTGCAGCTCGCCGGTCTGGGCTCCCGTGACTCTCTCCGTCTTGAGGCTGGTATGTGCCTCTACGGCCACGACCTCGACGACACCACGACCCCAGTCGAGGCGGGTCTGAGCTGGATCATCCCCCAAGCCCGCCGCCAGTCTGGTGGCTTCCACGGTGCCGAGGTCATCATTCCCCAGTTGACAACCAAGAGCAAGGGTGGTTCAGGTGTTACTCGACGACGAGTTGGACTTGTTGTCCAGGGAGCACCTGCTCGTGAGGGTGCTGAGATCCACAAGGATGGCGAGAAGATTGGTACCATCACGAGTGGTGTTCCCAGCCCTACGCTGGGCAAGAACATTGCCATGGGATACATCAAGAGCGGACTGCACAAGGCCGGCACCGAGGTGGATGTTGTTGTCCGAGGGAGGAAGCGCCAGGGTGTGGTGACCAAGATGCCTTTTGTGCCGACCAAGTACTGGAAGGGGGATGCTTAA
- a CDS encoding Vacuolar protein sorting-associated protein 26, with translation MSYFFATPVDIDIVLDDADDRSMVDVKLDKNRREKAPLFMDGESVKGAVTVRPKDGKRLEHTGIKVQFIGTIEMFFDRGNHYEFLSLNQELAAPGELQHPQTFDFNFKNVEKQYESYNGINVKLRYFVRVTVSRRMADVIREKDIWVYSYRIPPEMNSSIKMDVGIEDCLHIEFEYSKSKYHLKDVIVGRIYFLLVRLKIKHMELSIIRRETTGAAPNQYNESETLVRFEIMDGSPSRGETIPIRLFLGGFDLTPTFRDVNKKFSTRYYLSLVLIDEDARRYFKQSEIILYRQAPDAAPLPNAGTHALAAHPENKQIGAVQA, from the exons ATGTCGTACTTTTTCGCGACCCCCGTCGATATCGACATTGtcctcgacgatgccgacgaCCGATCCATGGTCGATgtcaagctcgacaagaacCGCCGCGAGAAGGCGCCCCTCTTCATGGATGGCGAGTCTGTCAAGGGCGCCGTCACCGTCAGgcccaaggacggcaagagGCTCGAGCACACCGGTATCAAGGTTCAGTTTATCGGCACGATAG AAATGTTCTTTGATCGCGGAAACCACTACGAGTTCCTCTCCCTCAACCAAGAGCTCGCCGCGCCCGGCGAGCTCCAGCACCCTCAGACCTTCGACTTCAACTTCAAGAACGTCGAGAAGCAGTACGAGTCGTACAACGGCATCAACGTCAAGCTGCGCTACTTTGTGCGCGTCACCGTCTCGCGCCGCATGGCCGACGTGATCCGCGAGAAGGACATTTGGGTCTACAGCTACCGCATTCCTCCCGAGATGAacagcagcatcaagatGGACGTGGGTATCGAGGACTGCCTTCACATCGAGTTCGAGTACAGCAAGTCCAAGTACCACCTCAAGGACGTCATCGTCGGACGCATCTATTTCCTGCTGGTCCgcctcaagatcaagcacATGGAGCTGTCCATCATCCGGAGGGAGACGACGGGCGCCGCCCCCAACCAGTACAACGAGAGCGAGACCCTGGTGCGGTTCGAGATCATGGACGGCTCACCGTCGCGCGGCGAGACCATTCCCATCCGACTATTCCTCGGAGGCTTCGATTTGACACCTACGTTCCGCGATGTCAACAAGAAGTTTTCCACGCGCTACTACTTAAGCCTGGTTCTCATCGACGAAG ATGCTCGACGGTATTTTAAGCAATCTGAAATCATCCTTTACCGCCAAGCCCCTGATGCCGCCCCTCTCCCCAACGCGGGCACCCACGCGCTGGCGGCGCACCCAGAGAACAAGCAGATAGGCGCTGTTCAGGCATAG
- a CDS encoding Zn(2)-C6 fungal-type domain-containing protein → MPNTGKPSKDCHLCRSRRVKCDLGRPSCQRCIKYGAECPGYRDEHELVFRNANPTTVKKRKKRTQQQASREVSVISFSDSSSSSGDSATPGTLLDENFGLSPVSSTSTDLISTAGSDTTLILPQSMNEHWTSHSIPILLNVYSTLEFLHDTYRKNDLNGPLVWAAHLFSRTYVTNLRYPTAIDNGSITETEKELGTYLGKTLSSVGEALKSPGGALRDDVLATVWILTNYELLMGSINRIEPMSPWHLHTRGLYSILKARGTAYFKRENGRAGFWPAYNMVQVQCLLTSIECPPESEEWFSAVRETLHPQEGWALEVSTYITKIAHVQCRMLKILRARDFDAASAEYYELIGILFQAEDNLKAFETFNIHVDHDSDPYMRNMLNSARVKGYQVVLSFANFLTHHIAPPIPLDVLKSIRAHCIRLVRGSAQEIMDAVSRNLDPGAFRNNPSPRTLFDALKLIWPLTAVYLVSSTLPEQRESAEKTLRFIGRELGVRQALRVNRGASVLPPEAEAPLELVEDKTFDPLPKSAGLM, encoded by the exons ATGCCCAACACGGGCAAGCCGAGCAAGGACTGCCATCTCTGCAGGTCGCGCCGTGTCAAG TGCGATCTTGGCAGACCATCTTGTCAGAGATGTATCAAATATGGAGCTGAGTGTCCTGGCTATCGGGATGAGCATGAGCTTGTCTTTCGCAATGCCAATCCAACCACTGTCAAGAAGCGTAAGAAGAGGACACAGCAGCAGGCGAGCCGTGAGGTTTCTGTCATATCTTTTTCCGActcgtcttcttcaagcGGAGACTCTGCTACTCCCGGAACTCTCTTGGACGAAAACTTTGGACTGAGTCCTGtttcttcaacctcaactGACCTTATTTCCACTGCGGGCTCTGATACAACACTCATCCTTCCCCAATCCATGAATGAGCATTGGACCTCTCactccatccccatccttcTCAACGTCTACTCCACTCTAGAGTTCCTTCACGACACATATAGGAAAAATGATCTCAACGGGCCCCTTGTTTGGGCTGCCCATCTCTTTTCCCGTACCTATGTCACTAATCTACGATACCCCACTGCCATCGACAATGGATCTATTACCGAGACTGAAAAGGAGCTGGGCACATATCTCGGTAAAACTTTGAGCTCTGTTGGAGAGGCATTGAAGTCACCTGGTGGCGCTCTCAGAGACGACGTGCTTGCAACAGTATGGATTCTAACAAATTACGAG CTTCTCATGGGTTCCATCAACCGCATAGAACCAATGAGTCCATGGCACCTCCACACACGAGGCCTGTACAGTATTCTCAAAGCGAGAGGCACCGCTTACTTCAAGAGAGAAAATGGCCGAGCTGGCTTTTGGCCAGCATACAACATGGTG CAAGTGCAATGCCTCTTGACAAGCATCGAGTGTCCTCCAGAGTCTGAGGAATGGTTTTCTGCAGTCAGGGAAACTCTACATCCTCAAGAGGGCTGGGCGCTCGAAGTGTCTACTTACATCACCAAGATCGCCCACGTGCAATGCCGCATGCTGAAGATCCTTCGGGCCCGAGACTTTGATGCAGCCTCGGCTGAATACTACGAATTGATCGGCATCTTATTCCAAGCCGAGGACAACCTGAAAGCATTTGAAACATTCAACATTCACGTGGACCACGACTCTGACCCGTACATGCGCAACATGCTCAACTCGGCCCGAGTCAAGGGTTATCAAGTCGTCTTATCTTTTGCCAACTTTTTAACGCACCACATCGCCCCTCCAATTCCGCTTGACGTCCTCAAATCCATCCGCGCACACTGCATCCGGCTGGTGCGTGGATCAGCACAAGAGATTATGGATGCAGTGTCCCGGAACCTGGACCCAGGGGCGTTCCGGAACAatccatctccaaggacTTTGTTTGATGCCTTGAAACTGATATGGCCTCTCACGGCAGTGTACCTCGTATCTTCGACTCTTCCAGAGCAGCGAGAAAGCGCAGAGAAGACACTACGGTTCATAGGCAGGGAGCTTGGAGTTCGACAGGCGCTAAGGGTGAACCGAGGAGCATCAGTGTTGCCCCCTGAGGCAGAAGCACCGTTGGAGTTGGTTGAGGACAAAACCTTTGACCCATTGCCAAAAAGTGCTGGGTTGATGTGA
- a CDS encoding CENP-V/GFA domain-containing protein — translation MSTHYSERDIFPLAGGCACGLIRYRFNLPPIIVHACYCTGCQRQTGTVLALNAVIESSAIEILPSASPTVAGSPANPKPAQAGVAPAFARITAAEDPTREPRPSADTVAVCLPSESGLGQTIVSCPTCHTGLWTHYADAGRHLYYVRVGTLDQPWLIEPDVHIYTRSRQAWMAANDGKPSFEEYYPDRRPLLREDALKRFEAVGPKAQEMWAELKPALGRN, via the coding sequence ATGTCGACTCACTACTCCGAAAGAGACATCTTCCCCCTCGCTGGAGGCTGTGCCTGTGGCCTCATCCGCTACCGTTTCAACCTTCCCCCCATCATCGTCCACGCCTGCTACTGCACCGGTTGTCAGCGTCAGACCGGCACCGTCCTCGCTCTCAACGCCGTCATTGAATCCTCTGCCATTGAGATTCTTCCCTCGGCGTCTCCCACCGTCGCCGGCTCTCCTGCCAACCCGAAGCCTGCACAGGCTGGTGTCGCCCCCGCGTTCGCGCGCATCACCGCCGCGGAGGACCCGACGCGAGAGCCCAGGCCGTCCGCTGACACCGTAGCCGTGTGTCTGCCGAGTGAGTCTGGCCTGGGCCAGACCATCGTGAGCTGTCCGACATGTCACACTGGGCTATGGACTCACTACGCCGACGCTGGTCGACACCTCTATTATGTCCGCGTCGGTACGCTGGATCAGCCGTGGCTGATTGAGCCCGACGTGCATATTTACACACGCAGCCGTCAGGCCTGGATGGCTGCCAACGACGGCAAGCCATCGTTTGAAGAGTATTATCCCGACCGTCGGCCGTTGCTCAGGGAGGATGCTCTCAAGAGGTTCGAGGCGGTAGGTCCCAAGGCGCAGGAGATGTGGGCTGAGCTGAAGCCTGCTCTTGGGAGGAATTAA